Proteins encoded within one genomic window of Corynebacterium aurimucosum:
- the pgsA gene encoding CDP-diacylglycerol--glycerol-3-phosphate 3-phosphatidyltransferase, with the protein MKSVNDSQAAHKQSQTTDVNPEVSNWNLPNILTSLRILFIPLFAWLVLAGHEWWAFLCFALLMLTDKLDGDIARARGLITNFGKIADPIADKALMTAALVCLNITGALPVWITVLILFREFGITIWRFFLLRQGKVVPASQGGKLKTALQTVAVALYLCPLPGWMDLPSLLVMLAAAFVTVLTGIQYLIDGRRENQ; encoded by the coding sequence ATGAAGAGCGTGAATGATTCTCAGGCTGCGCACAAGCAATCTCAAACTACGGATGTTAACCCCGAGGTCTCCAATTGGAACCTGCCCAACATCCTGACCAGTTTGCGCATCCTCTTTATCCCCCTGTTTGCCTGGCTGGTGCTCGCCGGCCATGAATGGTGGGCTTTCCTCTGCTTCGCGCTCTTGATGCTCACGGATAAGTTGGATGGCGATATTGCACGCGCGCGGGGACTCATCACTAACTTTGGCAAGATTGCGGACCCGATCGCGGATAAAGCCCTGATGACCGCGGCCCTCGTGTGCCTCAATATCACTGGGGCTTTGCCGGTGTGGATCACCGTGCTGATTCTGTTTCGCGAATTCGGCATTACGATTTGGCGCTTCTTCTTGCTGCGTCAAGGGAAGGTGGTGCCGGCTTCCCAAGGCGGAAAGCTCAAGACGGCTCTGCAGACTGTGGCGGTGGCGTTGTATCTTTGTCCGCTGCCAGGGTGGATGGACCTTCCGAGCCTCCTCGTTATGTTGGCCGCCGCCTTCGTTACCGTCCTGACCGGCATCCAGTACCTCATTGATGGCCGTAGGGAGAACCAATGA
- a CDS encoding YciI family protein: MKYFAVSYEYNPSNPVIAEVRPKHREFIGALHDKGQICGSGPYTDSKGGALIVLQFEDESVKVADVIALMDQDPFYTEGAVTGRAFREWNPVINSF, translated from the coding sequence ATGAAGTATTTCGCAGTTTCCTATGAATACAATCCATCTAACCCGGTTATTGCTGAGGTTCGCCCGAAGCACCGCGAATTCATCGGCGCACTCCACGACAAGGGCCAGATCTGTGGCTCTGGCCCTTACACCGATTCCAAGGGCGGGGCGCTCATCGTCCTGCAATTTGAGGATGAGTCCGTAAAGGTGGCCGATGTCATCGCCCTCATGGACCAGGATCCCTTCTACACCGAAGGCGCTGTTACTGGGCGCGCTTTCCGCGAGTGGAATCCCGTTATTAATTCCTTCTAA